In Halobacteroides halobius DSM 5150, the genomic window AAATTGCTGTAAATAATAATTAATTAGCTTATTTTCTTTACTAATTGTCATTACTTCTTCTCTAACTAGACTATCTAACTTGGTACTATATAGCTCTCCTTTAATAAATAATTTTTTTTCTTCTTGAAAAATCTCTCCAGTTACTAACAGATCAAGTTTTAACTTATTACCTATTAATTGTAATTCATCTTGACTTAAAGTATTTTCTAACTTTAATTTATTAATTAGTTTCTCTAATTTATCTTTAGATATAACCTTAAATTGGCCCTTTCTCTTTAGATTAGCAATTAGACTTTCTTGAAGTAAATTAACTATATCAATTGGTAGCTTTGTAGCATTAAACTTTAAAATTCCTATTCTTTGCTTTTGCCTTTTTACCCGATCTCCTACCTGCAATTCTAAAGAAGATTTTTCGATAACTTGTGCTACAGAAAATTTTGCTTTAACTTCCTTGACCTTTAATGTAGCTATCTTATGGTTTAGAGTTCCTAATATAACCCCAGTTATAGGATCTTTAAGTAAATCATACTCTCTTAATACACTAAATGTATCCCCTTTAAGTATCCCAGCTTGTAAACCTAAATTTAAATAAACAGATTCATCTTCTATTTTAGCTATATACCCTTGACTTTGCTTTAAATAATCACTAAATAAATCAGCAGTCAATTGATCTATTTCATCTGTAAACAGCTGTTGTCCATAAGTTAATTGACTCATTAATACAATAAATACCAAACACAGAAAAAATATCTTTCTCAATTGAACACCCCCTTTAGACTCATTTTTATTTATTCGCTATTTATACACTAAATCCTGCTTAAATTAGGTTTCCTCTTAAAATAACGACACTTATCTGTTAAATAAACATGACACTTTAATTTAGAACAATAAAATCTATTATTAATAAAATGAATACAATTTTTACAAGTCATTTTTAGCCCCCCTAAATTATAGACATCAATATAATTCATATGATTAAATAAACAAAATATTTCTATGAAATAATTTCCTACGATATAATTCAAATCTTTGATACAATAGAGTATAAATCATCTAATTAATAACAGGAGGATAAATATGACTTATCATACTCATTCATTCTTTGGCTTTGCATTTGCATTACTAACAATTAAATTACTATCTACATTTCAAATTATAGATCTTTCTTTTTTACTTACAGGCAGTCTATTTAATGATACACTCTTTCAATTTTATATCGCAGCGGTTATTGGGGCTTTAATACCTGATATAGACCATGCAAATAGTAAAGCAGGTAGAAAGTTATGGTTTATTAGCAAACCACTTAAGTTATTTGGGGTTAAACACAGAGGCATTACTCATAGTTTATTAGGAGTCATTTTATTTGGGCTATTATGTAATCAATTAATAAGTCTAAACTGGATTAATTTAATAATTTGGCTAGGGTTGATAATTGGCTACTTTAGTCATTTGATTGCAGATATGTTTAATTCCCAGGGGATTCCTTTTTTCTATCCTAACCAACGTCGATTTAAATTTCATACTAACATTACTACAAATGGCTGGGGAGAACATATTTTTTTCTTAATTATCTT contains:
- a CDS encoding metal-dependent hydrolase — translated: MTYHTHSFFGFAFALLTIKLLSTFQIIDLSFLLTGSLFNDTLFQFYIAAVIGALIPDIDHANSKAGRKLWFISKPLKLFGVKHRGITHSLLGVILFGLLCNQLISLNWINLIIWLGLIIGYFSHLIADMFNSQGIPFFYPNQRRFKFHTNITTNGWGEHIFFLIIFTLLFFFICIERGYIAFKLGGFPQIFNLN